Proteins from a genomic interval of Drosophila melanogaster chromosome 2R:
- the mim gene encoding missing-in-metastasis, isoform C encodes MDLSLERDSSALGSLFQQIINDMKNTSPLWEDFVAKAGKLHTCLRAAIQAIAAYLDAFQKIADAATNSRGASKEIGTALTRVCLRHKAVETRLKTFTSTIMDCLVQPLQERIEDWKRTVATIDKDHAKEYKRCRSELKKRSSDTLRLQKKARKGQTDGLQSLMDSHMQDVTLRRAELEEVEKKSLRAAMVEERLRYCSFVHMLQPVVHEECEVMSELGHLQEAMQSIALVTKEPSVLPQASEELIHDAKASINLYPESPGGGSGSQGGGCSNSLGSRKSSVCSISSMNSSGSSNSPGHHHYPRSLSQTSNATNQTANVSTWPPHSQDGVDTLPPTADRPHTISTAYEKGHQRPPLTVYTFQNPETIHESGSCLNNGTAAPNGQPLSGQATPATQKSPAASLSRPPLPVRCSSLERPLSAQSNHRQGSGNNLLQRQCPSPIPAHITKELSAAHHAQQQQQQQNQQPQTPPTYVNMSELATMAALKQTNQQQKPSTPPLQQQSSIDSTSSQHSNDSTGSHQLLQQQQQHHQSQQNHHSATATRSHSISSTASSLHSHPSIDSTVACGSLVGQHNHSTSTNTNTTSPSSGSSTPQNHYSPLLTNSPTSTAAGTPSGSSLGPGSGLGFVYQVSSPTPPSSEVLKITEQAAAGQDQGPANSVADETDERSRASVLQKASMFEKAAAAAAVSPPAPMQIASGSPASGGGTRRSEAEQQEMDKSFEDSIQALNNLIGELDSFQREIDEGKVKPPSNIISGSTTSSNNNNTTTSSISSSDNNNLPATSNIEPCAISNQTNSSGCGTDISDTTSDELAGDDMDVRRRDRDRDRDLLGASDSELSRCYVSETSSLTGGLTAGGYENPTFAHFAANANREDAVSLASDSVCLGQPRHAYVDTCSDSGSAVVVIYDHQIPNTPDIEFVKQNSEIVVLRTKDPQPHALQLHEMRELQQLPANLAGSPDSSPDSAGGQAPPTATVAPAKQRLSSFRATSEQQLQLLGRGSPQRGKTPSEQAVQSRPQDQHFPQTQQQDIDGSSPPVELARRQLPPKPTSLSIFNGPVPTAGDRPVVPRKSDFKADLDAKIRRQKQKVKQQLQQQQQQQQQEQQETQQQQQAPQEQQHSPQSPQTRNCNVTNQQAANITASASAFATATASTDPYPNPNHRMPNQNQTATSNHTQCKTPTMALSPSSPRGHLPLSSSSLSSLPLPATTSSPSNARPSMLPASDRPPAHPYVCSNAPANPHHANSISNANAHLKPCITPRPASLSGGAAGGGSTRIGRRSSINQSKPPPPVRRSSSVTPSPNASVGLQQQPQHATLSQQNHQLSSSSEHLPPPPPFMLDAMPQIPSSALKVSETVRALAAMRHQPASPVSLRRMQQQQQQQLQQQQQQQVQQQQPLLQSAHNSPLKEDLTVYYDSYLDLHAYAQALASGQQPGGQQMANQQRFTLQQQHQHLHQPQQPPVYQVDATFRTSSPAAGGGGGGGIYAQPKLVNSMSSFRTSSPSPNGHAHPLPPTQPKANPNLIAQLNARLSGKQQQHQQQQHIEGIYGNQQAPGGESIYMRSGLSMSQPQQQQHFDGKSEQIQLQHQQQHRIYASFGTSSSAMSSAHAANSSTKPSILTPTTSFNALPHFPLSSSTSSLLSKVSSFSNSSSASPPTTAATSGSASSHYQPPQPPNAAVANSKDMAIYSSSFTKNPAAAQSPNMRQAHSHQHHQPPQQQHYTCPPPLEDPPPPPIYAAGASATMPKKMARPPTGQNATHSSAYAAASSTATLPKNMMQQQQRLQHQQQYQQPAGMGIGNGNGHLGQRPQLPLPQQKLRAAQQQHLAEQQHQQQQEQQQHHQQHQQHQQRQPPIPSRHSSVQQKIFVSTNPFIQTTAVKFHSPSASPTCGSPVTGSLASIYATTSRGGHHHQQQQAQQQQHYYRDAAGGNSNGGAAYYNHNAHAHSQAHHPNYATSTNIEKTGSIRAKTKAEFLENLNAKLAKQGMSGRAFAVRNLINSKALPDPRICHESLMDQIKRGATLKRNQKINDRSAPKIH; translated from the exons AACACTTCGCCCCTGTGGGAGGATTTTGTGGCTAAGGCCGGAAAACTGCACACTTGTTTGAG GGCCGCCATCCAGGCAATCGCCGCCTATTTGGATGCCTTCCAAAAGATAGCCGATGCGGCGACCAACTCAAGAG GCGCCTCGAAGGAGATCGGCACCGCCCTAACCCGCGTTTGCCTCCGCCACAAGGCGGTGGAGACGCGTCTGAAGACCTTCACCAGCACCATTATGGATTGCCTGGTGCAGCCGCTGCAGGAGAGGATCGAGGACTGGAAGCGCACGGTGGCCACCATCGACAAAGACCATGCCAAAGAGTATAAGCGCTGTCGCAGTGAACTGAAGAAGCGTTCCAGCGACACACTGCGCCTGCAGAAGAAGGCGCGCAAGGGTCAGACGGACGGATTGCAGTCCCTGATGGACTCGCACATGCAGGATGTTACCCTGCGCCGGGCAGAATTGGAGGAAGTCGAGAAGAAATCCTTGAGGGCGGCCATGGTGGAGGAGCGTCTGCGCTACTGCAGCTTCGTCCACATGCTTCAGCCAGTGGTGCACGAGGAGTGCGAGGTCATGTCAGAGTTGGGTCACCTACAG GAAGCCATGCAGTCAATTGCCCTAGTAACCAAGGAGCCTAGTGTTCTGCCCCAGGCCTCCGAGGAGCTTATCCATGACGCTAAGGCCAGCATTAATCTGTACCCGGAGTCCCCGGGTGGCGGTTCCGGCTCGCAGGGCGGCGGCTGCTCCAACTCGCTGGGTTCCCGAAAGAGCTCCGTCTGCTCCATCAGCAGTATGAACAGCAGCGGCTCGAGCAACTCGCCCGGTCACCATCACTATCCGCGCTCCCTTTCGCAG ACTTCGAATGCAACGAACCAGACGGCAAATGTCTCCACCTGGCCCCCACATTCCCAGGATGGCGTCGACACCCTGCCACCGACCGCTGACCGTCCGCACACGATTTCGACGGCATACGAAAAGGGTCACCAGCGTCCGCCGCTGACCGTCTACACGTTCCAAAACCCGGAGACCATTCACGAGTCGGGCAGCTGCCTGAACAACGGAACAGCAGCCCCGAATGGACAGCCGTTATCCGGACAAGCCACTCCGGCCACCCAGAAATCACCGGCTGCCTCACTTAGCCGGCCTCCTTTGCCAGTT CGCTGCTCGTCGTTGGAGCGACCCCTTTCGGCCCAGAGTAACCACCGCCAGGGTAGCGGGAATAACCTGCTGCAGCGCCAGTGCCCCTCGCCGATTCCGGCTCATATCACGAAAG AGCTGTCCGCAGCGCATCatgcacagcagcagcagcagcagcaaaatcagCAGCCCCAGACGCCGCCCACCTATGTGAACATGTCGGAGCTGGCCACCATGGCCGCTTTGAAGCAGACCAATCAGCAGCAGAAGCCCTCTACGCCGCCTCTGCAGCAGCAGAGCTCCATTGACTCGACCAGCTCCCAGCATTCCAACGACTCCACCGGCTCTCATCAGctcctccagcagcagcagcagcatcatcaatCGCAGCAGAATCACCACTCAGCCACTGCCACACGCTCCCATTCCATATCCTCGACGGCCTCGTCACTTCACTCGCATCCGTCGATCGACTCCACCGTCGCTTGCGGCTCGCTGGTGGGCCAGCACAACCACAGCACCAGCACCAACACGAACACCACCTCGCCGTCCAGTGGCAGCTCCACGCCACAGAACCATTACTCGCCCCTGCTAACCAACTCCCCCACGTCCACTGCCGCAGGTACTCCCAGTGGCAGCAGCTTAGGTCCTGGGTCCGGTTTGGGATTTGTCTACCAGGTCAGCTCCCCGACGCCTCCCTCCAGCGAGGTGCTGAAAATCACCGAGCAAGCCGCTGCAGGACAGGATCAGGGTCCAGCCAACAGCGTAGCGGACGAGACGGATGAGCGATCAAGGGCCTCAGTCCTGCAGAAGGCTTCAATGTTCGAAaaggcggcagcagcggcagcggtaTCGCCCCCAGCTCCCATGCAGATTGCATCCGGTTCCCCAGCTTCGGGAGGCGGAACTCGACGATCCGAGGCGGAGCAGCAGGAAATGG ACAAGTCTTTCGAAGATTCAATACAAgcactaaataatttaattggcGAACTAGACTCGTTCCAACGCGAGATCGATGAGGGCAAGGTCAAACCGCCGAGCAACATCATAAGCGGCAGCACCAccagtagcaacaacaacaatacgacgaccagcagcatcagcagcagcgacaacaacaacctgcccgccaccagcaacatcGAGCCATGCGCCATCAGCAATCAGACGAACTCGAGCGGCTGCGGCACGGACATATCCGACACCACGTCCGACGAACTGGCCGGCGACGATATGGACGTCAGGCggcgggatcgggatcgggaccGGGATCTGCTGGGCGCCAGCGATTCGGAGCTGAGTCGCTGCTATGTGAGCGAGACGAGTTCGCTGACCGGTGGCCTAACGGCCGGCGGCTACGAGAATCCCACTTTCGCGCACTTTGCGGCCAATGCCAATCGGGAGGACGCTGTTTCGCTGGCCTCCGACAGCGTTTGTCTCGGCCAGCCACGCCACGCCTATGTGGATACCTGCAGCGACAGCGGCAGTGCCGTGGTGGTGATCTACGACCACCAGATTCCCAACACACCCGACATTGAGTTCGTGAAGCAGAACTCTGAGATTGTAGTGCTGCGGACTAAGGATCCGCAGCCCCACGCGCTGCAGCTGCACGAGATGCGCGAGCTGCAGCAGTTGCCCGCCAATTTGGCCGGTTCGCCGGACTCCTCGCCGGACTCTGCCGGTGGCCAGGCACCGCCAACAGCAACTGTGGCGCCCGCCAAGCAGCGACTCTCCTCGTTTCGCGCCACCAGtgagcagcagttgcagctcCTCGGACGCGGTAGCCCGCAAAGAGGTAAAACACCCAGTGAGCAGGCGGTACAAAGCAGGCCACAGGACCAGCATTTTCCACAGACACAACAGCAGGATATTGATGGCAGTAGTCCACCAGTAGAACTTGCAAGGCGCCAGCTGCCCCCCAAGCCCACCAGTTTGAGTATTTTTAACGGCCCCGTGCCCACTGCGGGCGATAGGCCTGTCGTGCCGCGAAAGTCGGACTTTAAGGCTGATCTAGATGCTAAAATACGCAGGCAAAAGCAGAAGGTTAaacagcagttgcagcagcagcagcagcaacagcagcaagagcagcaagaaacgcagcagcagcagcaagcacCACAAGAACAGCAACACTCACCACAGTCGCCCCAAACCAGAAACTGTAATGTCACTAATCAACAAGCCGCCAATATTACTGCATCAGCATCTGCATTTGCAACCGCAACAGCATCCACAGACCCGTACCCGAATccaaatcatagaatgccaaACCAAAATCAGACAGCCACATCCAATCACACGCAGTGCAAGACGCCCACAATGGCATTGTCACCGTCATCACCTCGCGGCCATTTGCCATTATCATCGTCATCGCTATCGTCATTACCATTACCAGCCACCACTTCATCACCATCAAATGCCCGGCCATCGATGTTGCCCGCCAGTGACCGACCACCCGCCCATCCATATGTGTGCTCCAATGCCCCAGCCAATCCCCACCACGCCAATAGCATttccaatgccaatgcccatCTCAAGCCGTGCATTACGCCCCGGCCGGCTTCTTTGTCGG GAGGAGCAGCCGGCGGTGGCTCCACGCGCATCGGGCGTCGATCGTCCATTAATCAGTCCAAGCCACCGCCGCCAGTCAGACGCAGTTCGTCGGTGACCCCCAGTCCCAATGCCTCGGTCGGG ctgcagcagcaaccacagcACGCGACTCTGTCGCAGCAGAATCACCAACTAAGCAGCTCCAGCGAGCACTTaccgccgccaccgccatTCATGCTGGACGCCATGCCCCAGATTCCCAGCTCAGCGCTGAAGGTATCGGAGACGGTAAGAGCCCTGGCAGCCATGCGGCACCAGCCAGCATCACCTGTGTCCCTCAGACgcatgcagcagcaacagcagcagcagcttcagcagcaacagcagcaacaggtgcagcagcagcaaccccTATTGCAG TCTGCGCACAACTCCCCCCTCAAAGAGGACCTGACCGTGTACTACGACTCCTACTTGGATCTGCACGCCTATGCCCAGGCCTTGGCCAGCGGCCAACAGCCCGGCGGTCAGCAGATGGCCAACCAGCAACGCTTTACcctccagcagcaacatcagcatctGCATCAGCCACAGCAACCGCCTGTCTACCAAGTCGATGCC ACGTTCCGCACCTCATCACCAGCCGCGGGCGGAGGGGGTGGCGGCGGCATATACGCCCAGCCCAAACTGGTCAACAGCATGTCCAGCTTCCGCACCAGCAGCCCCAGTCCCAACGGACATGCTCACCCACTGCCACCGACACAGCCAAAGGCGAATCCGAACCTAATTGCACAGCTCAATGCACGACTCAGCggcaaacagcagcagcaccaacagcagcagcatatCGAGGGGATCTACGGCAACCAGCAGGCGCCCGGAGGAGAGTCGATCTACATGCGGAGTGGCCTGTCCATGTCgcagccgcaacagcagcaacactttGACGGTAAATCTGAACAAATCCAGctgcagcaccagcaacagcatagAATTTACGCTAGTTTCGGCACCTCATCATCAGCAATGTCATCCGCTCATGCGGCCAACAGCAGCACTAAACCGTCCATTCTAACACCGACCACCTCTTTCAATGCATTGCCTCACTTCCCCCTGTCTTCATCCACATCATCGTTGCTCTCCAAAGTCAGCTCATTCTCGAACTCTTCATCCGCATCCCCACCGACAACGGCAGCGACCTCTGGCTCGGCCAGTTCGCATTATCAGCCACCTCAGCCGCCGAATGCAGCAGTTGCTAACAGCAAAGACATGGCCATCTACTCAAGTTCGTTTACCAAAAATCCAGCAGCTGCGCAATCGCCGAACATGAGACAGGCTCATTCCCATCAGCACCAccagccgccgcagcagcagcactacaCCTGTCCGCCTCCTCTGGAGGATCCCCCACCGCCGCCCATTTACGCCGCCGGTGCATCGGCCACGATGCCCAAGAAGATGGCCCGTCCGCCCACTGGCCAGAACGCGACTCACTCGAGCGCCTATGCAGCAGCCTCGTCTACGGCCACGCTGCCCAAGAATatgatgcagcagcagcagcggttgcagcaccagcagcagtatCAACAGCCGGCAGGCATGGGCATTGGCAACGGCAATGGGCACCTAGGTCAGCGTCCGCAGTTGCCGCTGCCCCAGCAGAAGCTTAGAGctgcacagcagcagcacttggcggagcagcagcatcagcaacagcaagaacagcagcagcaccaccagcagcaccaacaacaccagcaacgCCAGCCGCCCATTCCTTCACGCCACTCAAGTGTGCAGCAAAAGATATTCGTATCAACGAATCCATTCATACAGACAACGGCCGTCAAGTTTCACTCGCCCTCGGCCTCGCCCACGTGCGGCTCGCCCGTTACTGGGTCCTTGGCTAGCATTTATGCCACAACCTCGCGTGGCGGCCaccatcaccagcagcagcaggctcagcagcagcagcactacTATCGCGATGCTGCCGGGGGCAACAGCAACGGCGGCGCTGCCTACTATAACCACaatgcccatgcccattcccAGGCACATCATCCAA ACTATGCCACAAGCACAAATATCGAAAAGACTGGCAGTATTCGTGCCAAGACCAAGGCCGAATTCCTCGAGAATCTCAACGCGAAGCTGGCGAAGCAGGGAATGTCTGGACGAGCATTTGCCGTGCGAAATCTCATCAACAGCAAGGCCCTG CCGGACCCTCGCATCTGTCACGAATCGCTGATGGATCAAATCAAGCGCGGAGCCACCTTAAAGCGTAACCAGAAGATCAACGATCGCAGCGCTCCCAAGATACATTGA
- the mim gene encoding missing-in-metastasis, isoform H — MDLSLERDSSALGSLFQQIINDMKNTSPLWEDFVAKAGKLHTCLRAAIQAIAAYLDAFQKIADAATNSRGASKEIGTALTRVCLRHKAVETRLKTFTSTIMDCLVQPLQERIEDWKRTVATIDKDHAKEYKRCRSELKKRSSDTLRLQKKARKGQTDGLQSLMDSHMQDVTLRRAELEEVEKKSLRAAMVEERLRYCSFVHMLQPVVHEECEVMSELGHLQEAMQSIALVTKEPSVLPQASEELIHDAKASINLYPESPGGGSGSQGGGCSNSLGSRKSSVCSISSMNSSGSSNSPGHHHYPRSLSQFVTPAIRLKPGESSDSGFCSSPALTTQTSNATNQTANVSTWPPHSQDGVDTLPPTADRPHTISTAYEKGHQRPPLTVYTFQNPETIHESGSCLNNGTAAPNGQPLSGQATPATQKSPAASLSRPPLPVRCSSLERPLSAQSNHRQGSGNNLLQRQCPSPIPAHITKELSAAHHAQQQQQQQNQQPQTPPTYVNMSELATMAALKQTNQQQKPSTPPLQQQSSIDSTSSQHSNDSTGSHQLLQQQQQHHQSQQNHHSATATRSHSISSTASSLHSHPSIDSTVACGSLVGQHNHSTSTNTNTTSPSSGSSTPQNHYSPLLTNSPTSTAAGTPSGSSLGPGSGLGFVYQVSSPTPPSSEVLKITEQAAAGQDQGPANSVADETDERSRASVLQKASMFEKAAAAAAVSPPAPMQIASGSPASGGGTRRSEAEQQEMGGAAGGGSTRIGRRSSINQSKPPPPVRRSSSVTPSPNASVGLQQQPQHATLSQQNHQLSSSSEHLPPPPPFMLDAMPQIPSSALKVSETVRALAAMRHQPASPVSLRRMQQQQQQQLQQQQQQQVQQQQPLLQSAHNSPLKEDLTVYYDSYLDLHAYAQALASGQQPGGQQMANQQRFTLQQQHQHLHQPQQPPVYQVDATFRTSSPAAGGGGGGGIYAQPKLVNSMSSFRTSSPSPNGHAHPLPPTQPKANPNLIAQLNARLSGKQQQHQQQQHIEGIYGNQQAPGGESIYMRSGLSMSQPQQQQHFDDYATSTNIEKTGSIRAKTKAEFLENLNAKLAKQGMSGRAFAVRNLINSKALPDPRICHESLMDQIKRGATLKRNQKINDRSAPKIH; from the exons AACACTTCGCCCCTGTGGGAGGATTTTGTGGCTAAGGCCGGAAAACTGCACACTTGTTTGAG GGCCGCCATCCAGGCAATCGCCGCCTATTTGGATGCCTTCCAAAAGATAGCCGATGCGGCGACCAACTCAAGAG GCGCCTCGAAGGAGATCGGCACCGCCCTAACCCGCGTTTGCCTCCGCCACAAGGCGGTGGAGACGCGTCTGAAGACCTTCACCAGCACCATTATGGATTGCCTGGTGCAGCCGCTGCAGGAGAGGATCGAGGACTGGAAGCGCACGGTGGCCACCATCGACAAAGACCATGCCAAAGAGTATAAGCGCTGTCGCAGTGAACTGAAGAAGCGTTCCAGCGACACACTGCGCCTGCAGAAGAAGGCGCGCAAGGGTCAGACGGACGGATTGCAGTCCCTGATGGACTCGCACATGCAGGATGTTACCCTGCGCCGGGCAGAATTGGAGGAAGTCGAGAAGAAATCCTTGAGGGCGGCCATGGTGGAGGAGCGTCTGCGCTACTGCAGCTTCGTCCACATGCTTCAGCCAGTGGTGCACGAGGAGTGCGAGGTCATGTCAGAGTTGGGTCACCTACAG GAAGCCATGCAGTCAATTGCCCTAGTAACCAAGGAGCCTAGTGTTCTGCCCCAGGCCTCCGAGGAGCTTATCCATGACGCTAAGGCCAGCATTAATCTGTACCCGGAGTCCCCGGGTGGCGGTTCCGGCTCGCAGGGCGGCGGCTGCTCCAACTCGCTGGGTTCCCGAAAGAGCTCCGTCTGCTCCATCAGCAGTATGAACAGCAGCGGCTCGAGCAACTCGCCCGGTCACCATCACTATCCGCGCTCCCTTTCGCAG tttgtaACGCCCGCAATTCGCTTGAAACCTGGTGAATCCAGTGATAGTGGCTTTTGCTCATCGCCAGCTTTAACAACACag ACTTCGAATGCAACGAACCAGACGGCAAATGTCTCCACCTGGCCCCCACATTCCCAGGATGGCGTCGACACCCTGCCACCGACCGCTGACCGTCCGCACACGATTTCGACGGCATACGAAAAGGGTCACCAGCGTCCGCCGCTGACCGTCTACACGTTCCAAAACCCGGAGACCATTCACGAGTCGGGCAGCTGCCTGAACAACGGAACAGCAGCCCCGAATGGACAGCCGTTATCCGGACAAGCCACTCCGGCCACCCAGAAATCACCGGCTGCCTCACTTAGCCGGCCTCCTTTGCCAGTT CGCTGCTCGTCGTTGGAGCGACCCCTTTCGGCCCAGAGTAACCACCGCCAGGGTAGCGGGAATAACCTGCTGCAGCGCCAGTGCCCCTCGCCGATTCCGGCTCATATCACGAAAG AGCTGTCCGCAGCGCATCatgcacagcagcagcagcagcagcaaaatcagCAGCCCCAGACGCCGCCCACCTATGTGAACATGTCGGAGCTGGCCACCATGGCCGCTTTGAAGCAGACCAATCAGCAGCAGAAGCCCTCTACGCCGCCTCTGCAGCAGCAGAGCTCCATTGACTCGACCAGCTCCCAGCATTCCAACGACTCCACCGGCTCTCATCAGctcctccagcagcagcagcagcatcatcaatCGCAGCAGAATCACCACTCAGCCACTGCCACACGCTCCCATTCCATATCCTCGACGGCCTCGTCACTTCACTCGCATCCGTCGATCGACTCCACCGTCGCTTGCGGCTCGCTGGTGGGCCAGCACAACCACAGCACCAGCACCAACACGAACACCACCTCGCCGTCCAGTGGCAGCTCCACGCCACAGAACCATTACTCGCCCCTGCTAACCAACTCCCCCACGTCCACTGCCGCAGGTACTCCCAGTGGCAGCAGCTTAGGTCCTGGGTCCGGTTTGGGATTTGTCTACCAGGTCAGCTCCCCGACGCCTCCCTCCAGCGAGGTGCTGAAAATCACCGAGCAAGCCGCTGCAGGACAGGATCAGGGTCCAGCCAACAGCGTAGCGGACGAGACGGATGAGCGATCAAGGGCCTCAGTCCTGCAGAAGGCTTCAATGTTCGAAaaggcggcagcagcggcagcggtaTCGCCCCCAGCTCCCATGCAGATTGCATCCGGTTCCCCAGCTTCGGGAGGCGGAACTCGACGATCCGAGGCGGAGCAGCAGGAAATGG GAGGAGCAGCCGGCGGTGGCTCCACGCGCATCGGGCGTCGATCGTCCATTAATCAGTCCAAGCCACCGCCGCCAGTCAGACGCAGTTCGTCGGTGACCCCCAGTCCCAATGCCTCGGTCGGG ctgcagcagcaaccacagcACGCGACTCTGTCGCAGCAGAATCACCAACTAAGCAGCTCCAGCGAGCACTTaccgccgccaccgccatTCATGCTGGACGCCATGCCCCAGATTCCCAGCTCAGCGCTGAAGGTATCGGAGACGGTAAGAGCCCTGGCAGCCATGCGGCACCAGCCAGCATCACCTGTGTCCCTCAGACgcatgcagcagcaacagcagcagcagcttcagcagcaacagcagcaacaggtgcagcagcagcaaccccTATTGCAG TCTGCGCACAACTCCCCCCTCAAAGAGGACCTGACCGTGTACTACGACTCCTACTTGGATCTGCACGCCTATGCCCAGGCCTTGGCCAGCGGCCAACAGCCCGGCGGTCAGCAGATGGCCAACCAGCAACGCTTTACcctccagcagcaacatcagcatctGCATCAGCCACAGCAACCGCCTGTCTACCAAGTCGATGCC ACGTTCCGCACCTCATCACCAGCCGCGGGCGGAGGGGGTGGCGGCGGCATATACGCCCAGCCCAAACTGGTCAACAGCATGTCCAGCTTCCGCACCAGCAGCCCCAGTCCCAACGGACATGCTCACCCACTGCCACCGACACAGCCAAAGGCGAATCCGAACCTAATTGCACAGCTCAATGCACGACTCAGCggcaaacagcagcagcaccaacagcagcagcatatCGAGGGGATCTACGGCAACCAGCAGGCGCCCGGAGGAGAGTCGATCTACATGCGGAGTGGCCTGTCCATGTCgcagccgcaacagcagcaacactttGACG ACTATGCCACAAGCACAAATATCGAAAAGACTGGCAGTATTCGTGCCAAGACCAAGGCCGAATTCCTCGAGAATCTCAACGCGAAGCTGGCGAAGCAGGGAATGTCTGGACGAGCATTTGCCGTGCGAAATCTCATCAACAGCAAGGCCCTG CCGGACCCTCGCATCTGTCACGAATCGCTGATGGATCAAATCAAGCGCGGAGCCACCTTAAAGCGTAACCAGAAGATCAACGATCGCAGCGCTCCCAAGATACATTGA